A genomic stretch from Paraburkholderia dioscoreae includes:
- a CDS encoding sigma-70 family RNA polymerase sigma factor, giving the protein MDVRDELMEHVPRLRRYARALINNRDLADDLVQDTLERALGRTGMFQPGTDLRAWLFTIMHNVFANQARKASARAVHVAVDDESVSESEFAVPSEQTRSLEMRDLDYALQRLPMEQREVVLLVGLEEMSYADVALALNIPIGTVMSRLSRGRERLRALMAGAQPGAKLQVVR; this is encoded by the coding sequence ATGGATGTCCGTGACGAGCTGATGGAGCATGTGCCGCGTTTGCGGCGCTATGCACGAGCGCTGATCAACAACCGCGACCTCGCCGACGATCTGGTGCAGGACACGCTGGAGCGCGCGCTCGGCCGCACCGGCATGTTCCAGCCGGGCACCGACCTGCGTGCGTGGCTGTTTACGATCATGCACAACGTGTTCGCCAACCAGGCGCGCAAGGCTTCGGCGCGCGCCGTCCACGTAGCGGTGGACGACGAAAGCGTGTCCGAGAGCGAATTCGCCGTGCCCTCCGAGCAGACCCGCTCGCTGGAAATGCGCGACCTCGACTACGCGTTGCAGCGCCTGCCGATGGAGCAGCGCGAAGTCGTGCTGCTGGTAGGCCTCGAGGAAATGAGCTATGCCGACGTGGCGCTCGCGCTGAACATTCCGATCGGCACGGTGATGTCGCGGCTCTCGCGCGGACGCGAACGGTTACGGGCACTGATGGCGGGCGCGCAGCCCGGTGCGAAATTACAGGTGGTGCGATGA
- a CDS encoding NmrA family NAD(P)-binding protein — protein sequence MFVIFGAAGKVGKVSAAALRRAGRIVRAVVRDKAQGEFLAKIGCEIVVADLLETTTVARAIEGAHAVQLLCPVPHAHADPAQAMRRMIDASVAALRGDPPPRLLALSDYGAQHPAGTGITTLFHELETQLRTVDSQLTFLRAAEHMHNWARVLPVALAKGALPSLHHPLSKRFPSVAAQDVGTLAAELLLDDRAQPVSPRVVSIESDERVSALDVARTIGELAGRAVVARAVPRGEWDAMLQGAGLGERHARLITDLYDAHNAGRIDVEADISERRFGATTLAEVLAAIVPRVAAATAR from the coding sequence GTGTTCGTGATTTTTGGAGCCGCCGGCAAGGTCGGCAAAGTGAGCGCGGCGGCATTGCGCCGTGCGGGTCGCATCGTGCGTGCGGTGGTCCGCGACAAAGCGCAGGGCGAATTCCTCGCGAAGATCGGTTGCGAGATCGTCGTCGCCGATCTGCTGGAAACCACGACCGTGGCCCGCGCTATTGAAGGCGCGCACGCCGTGCAACTACTGTGTCCGGTGCCGCACGCGCACGCCGATCCCGCGCAGGCGATGCGGCGCATGATCGACGCGAGCGTTGCGGCATTGCGTGGCGATCCGCCGCCACGCCTTCTCGCGCTCTCCGACTACGGCGCGCAACATCCGGCCGGCACGGGCATTACCACACTGTTTCACGAGCTTGAAACGCAACTGCGAACCGTCGACTCGCAATTGACGTTTCTGCGCGCCGCCGAACACATGCACAACTGGGCCCGCGTACTGCCGGTCGCACTCGCGAAAGGCGCGCTGCCGAGTCTGCATCATCCGTTGAGCAAGCGTTTTCCGAGCGTCGCCGCACAGGACGTGGGCACGCTGGCCGCCGAACTGTTGCTCGACGATCGAGCGCAGCCGGTCTCGCCGCGGGTCGTGAGCATCGAAAGCGATGAGCGTGTCAGCGCATTGGATGTGGCGCGCACGATCGGCGAACTGGCGGGCCGCGCGGTGGTGGCACGCGCAGTGCCGCGCGGCGAATGGGACGCAATGCTTCAAGGCGCGGGACTCGGTGAACGCCATGCGCGTCTGATTACCGATCTCTACGATGCGCACAACGCCGGTCGCATCGATGTCGAAGCGGATATCAGCGAGCGGCGCTTCGGCGCGACGACGTTAGCGGAAGTATTGGCGGCGATTGTGCCGCGTGTGGCTGCGGCAACCGCTCGTTGA
- a CDS encoding DNA-3-methyladenine glycosylase — protein sequence MRNQPLPIVPLLRDELPLDTVELARFMIGKYLVHDLPEGRMSGRIVETEAYPVGDSTSHAFIGRRPYNGSLFLARGHAYVRLTYGLSYMLNMSAEAEDVGAGILFRAIEPLEGLPLMEARRPGVPLRDLARGPGRLTTALGIGQAFDGLDLCAGRDLWIGVLERGETTVGVTTRIGLSREMHRPLRFFEPGSAFVSGPRKLLLPPQLGAQGAQGAHKRT from the coding sequence ATGCGGAATCAGCCACTCCCTATCGTGCCATTGCTTCGTGACGAATTACCGCTCGACACCGTCGAACTCGCGCGTTTCATGATCGGCAAATACCTCGTGCACGATTTGCCGGAAGGGCGCATGAGCGGACGGATTGTGGAAACCGAGGCGTATCCCGTCGGCGATTCGACGAGCCATGCATTTATTGGCCGGCGTCCGTATAACGGATCATTGTTTCTCGCTCGCGGCCATGCGTATGTGCGACTGACTTACGGACTCTCGTACATGCTCAATATGTCCGCCGAGGCGGAGGACGTCGGCGCCGGCATTCTGTTTCGCGCGATCGAGCCGCTCGAAGGCTTGCCGCTGATGGAAGCGCGGCGGCCCGGCGTGCCGCTGCGAGATCTCGCGCGCGGGCCCGGCCGGCTCACCACGGCACTCGGCATCGGCCAGGCGTTCGACGGCCTCGATCTGTGCGCGGGGCGCGATTTGTGGATCGGCGTTCTGGAGCGGGGCGAAACGACGGTGGGCGTCACGACACGCATTGGCCTGTCCCGCGAGATGCACCGGCCGCTGCGGTTTTTCGAGCCCGGCAGCGCTTTTGTCAGCGGACCGAGAAAGCTCCTGCTGCCGCCCCAATTGGGTGCGCAGGGTGCGCAGGGTGCGCACAAGCGGACGTAA
- a CDS encoding LysR substrate-binding domain-containing protein, whose amino-acid sequence MRRLPPLNALQIFETVARHRSFTRAADHLCLTQGAVSRQIIALEDYYKFPLFKRHAKGLTLTAEGELLLPAVKESFARIEEISLRLTRQRTDLALKVPTCVMRWMLPKIMRFQAEYPELHVQITTTWQHDVDFQLEPFDAAIIYGSSPGADVQAVSLFEERLTPVCAPDLLKDKPLAELADLARHTLLHPTRDHRDWKMWLAKVTEVDAANAPVIDAEHGPSFDTLDMATNAALQGFGVAISDLALIDEDVAAKRLVRPFDTVLKTGWRYYFVYPDSVAHQQKLNLFRDWIAAHWEE is encoded by the coding sequence ATGCGACGCCTACCGCCGCTCAATGCGCTGCAGATTTTCGAAACCGTGGCGCGACATCGCAGTTTCACGCGCGCCGCCGACCACTTGTGCCTCACGCAAGGCGCGGTCAGCCGGCAAATCATCGCGCTCGAGGACTACTACAAGTTTCCGCTCTTCAAACGCCATGCGAAAGGCCTGACGCTCACCGCCGAAGGGGAATTGCTGCTGCCGGCCGTGAAGGAGAGCTTTGCGCGCATCGAGGAAATTTCGCTGCGCCTGACACGGCAGCGCACCGATCTCGCACTGAAAGTGCCGACCTGCGTGATGCGCTGGATGCTGCCGAAGATCATGCGCTTCCAGGCCGAGTATCCCGAGTTGCATGTGCAGATCACGACCACGTGGCAGCACGACGTGGATTTCCAGCTCGAACCGTTCGACGCTGCGATCATCTACGGCTCCTCGCCTGGCGCGGACGTGCAGGCCGTGTCGTTGTTCGAGGAGCGTCTGACGCCCGTATGCGCGCCCGATCTGCTGAAGGACAAGCCGCTTGCCGAACTGGCCGACCTTGCGCGCCATACGCTGCTGCATCCCACGCGCGACCATCGCGACTGGAAAATGTGGCTTGCCAAGGTGACCGAGGTGGACGCCGCGAACGCGCCGGTCATCGACGCCGAGCACGGCCCGAGCTTCGACACGCTCGACATGGCGACCAACGCCGCGCTGCAGGGTTTCGGCGTCGCGATCAGCGACCTTGCGTTGATCGACGAGGACGTGGCGGCCAAGCGCCTCGTGCGGCCGTTCGATACGGTACTCAAGACCGGCTGGCGTTATTACTTCGTCTACCCGGACTCGGTCGCGCACCAGCAGAAGCTGAACCTGTTTCGCGACTGGATCGCGGCGCACTGGGAGGAGTAG
- a CDS encoding BON domain-containing protein, with protein MKAFPAIKMIGSALIVLASLNAYAQSSDAAAPAAASATPSAKQTKAANRALGRKVRSALSKTKGLSVSNITVRARGGAVTLAGSVPEQEQIDLATQAAQGVAGVTSVKNALTIRPVGQ; from the coding sequence ATGAAAGCATTTCCGGCAATCAAGATGATCGGCAGCGCGCTGATCGTTCTCGCGTCCCTCAACGCGTATGCACAAAGCAGCGACGCCGCAGCCCCGGCCGCCGCATCGGCTACGCCGTCGGCCAAACAGACCAAGGCGGCCAACCGCGCGCTGGGACGCAAAGTCCGCAGCGCATTGTCGAAGACCAAAGGTCTGAGCGTGTCGAACATCACCGTGCGTGCGCGTGGCGGCGCGGTGACGCTGGCCGGCAGCGTGCCCGAACAGGAGCAGATCGACCTGGCCACCCAGGCGGCGCAAGGCGTGGCCGGCGTGACCTCGGTCAAGAACGCGCTGACCATTCGTCCGGTCGGCCAGTAA
- a CDS encoding DUF4148 domain-containing protein: MKKLAFAALSVAVLAASSSAFAQGKTRAEVYQELIQAQQNGLNYVTDASYPDVSPVFAQQVEQHKEALAAQAAAATHAASQSAQAGSVN, from the coding sequence ATGAAGAAGCTCGCTTTTGCCGCCTTGTCCGTTGCCGTTCTCGCCGCTTCGTCGAGCGCTTTTGCGCAAGGCAAGACACGTGCTGAGGTGTACCAGGAATTGATTCAGGCACAGCAGAACGGCCTGAATTACGTCACCGATGCATCGTATCCCGACGTCAGCCCCGTGTTCGCTCAGCAGGTCGAACAGCACAAGGAAGCACTCGCCGCGCAAGCGGCGGCCGCCACCCATGCCGCGAGTCAAAGCGCGCAGGCGGGCAGCGTCAATTGA
- a CDS encoding anti-sigma factor family protein, translating to MSDQTMPIGEEDLHAYVDGTLSDERRADVERALEQNPELAARVSDYFSLNSMFHERYDRVLSEPVPKRLQAPAPRRWRIAANWPQFAGMAAALVLGVGIGVGTHMGQDVIAPVAGGHSDTRPVSADSSEMFARQAAVAHVVYMPAIDRPTEMSTDGHEQDFVQWLANRLGTNVHPPILSKSGFNLSGGRLLPGADGPTAQFMYRGPNGERVTLCISRRQQNSNTTAFKLYQDGPVNVFYWIDGDFGYAVSGGIDRKQLLQLSHDVYAQLTGATPG from the coding sequence ATGAGCGACCAGACTATGCCGATCGGCGAAGAAGACCTGCACGCGTACGTGGACGGCACGCTGTCCGACGAACGCCGTGCCGACGTGGAGCGCGCGCTCGAACAGAATCCCGAACTGGCCGCGCGCGTCAGCGATTATTTTTCGCTGAACAGCATGTTCCACGAGCGCTACGACCGCGTGCTGAGCGAGCCGGTGCCGAAGCGCCTGCAAGCGCCCGCGCCGCGTCGCTGGAGGATTGCCGCCAACTGGCCGCAATTCGCCGGCATGGCGGCGGCGCTGGTGTTGGGTGTGGGCATCGGCGTGGGCACGCATATGGGGCAGGACGTCATCGCGCCGGTGGCCGGCGGCCACTCCGACACGCGCCCTGTCAGCGCGGACAGCTCTGAAATGTTCGCGCGGCAAGCGGCGGTGGCGCACGTGGTCTACATGCCCGCCATCGACCGGCCGACCGAGATGAGCACCGACGGTCACGAACAGGATTTCGTGCAGTGGCTCGCCAACCGGCTCGGCACCAACGTGCATCCGCCGATTCTCTCGAAGAGCGGCTTCAACCTTTCGGGTGGACGCCTGTTGCCCGGCGCCGACGGACCGACTGCGCAGTTCATGTATCGCGGGCCGAACGGCGAACGCGTCACGCTGTGCATTTCTCGTCGCCAGCAGAATTCGAACACGACCGCGTTCAAGCTGTATCAGGACGGCCCGGTGAACGTGTTCTACTGGATCGACGGCGACTTCGGCTATGCGGTGTCAGGCGGAATCGACCGCAAGCAGTTGCTGCAACTGTCGCATGATGTCTATGCGCAGTTGACGGGTGCGACGCCGGGCTGA
- a CDS encoding calcium:proton antiporter, with translation MTTPVTVLPRWTIAVPFVAWIVLGIAYAMPGNVLLLALVGAALCAAVFTAVHHAEVVAHRVGEPFGTLVLAVAVTVIEVALIVSVMLTSGPEKAGLARDTVFAAVMIVCNGIVGLCLLVGGLRHREQDFQSRGASAALAVLASLSVLTLVMPNYTTTSVGPVLSSSQLAFAGVSSLVLYGVFVFVQTVRHRDYFLAATPDESVHAAPPTAGEALAAAGLLLVCLVAVVLLAKVLSPVVETAVQNAGAPAAVVGIVIAALVLLPEGLAAVRAARADRLQNSLNLALGSALASIGLTIPTVAGVFLYTGQPLVLGIDGKETVLLVLTLIIGTLTLSSGRTTILQGAVHLSLFAAYLFLSFAP, from the coding sequence ATGACCACGCCCGTGACCGTTCTGCCCCGCTGGACCATTGCCGTGCCGTTCGTCGCGTGGATCGTACTCGGCATCGCTTATGCCATGCCGGGCAACGTTCTGCTGCTCGCGCTGGTCGGCGCGGCGCTGTGCGCTGCGGTTTTCACCGCGGTGCACCACGCGGAAGTGGTCGCGCATCGCGTCGGCGAGCCGTTCGGCACGCTGGTGCTGGCGGTGGCGGTCACCGTGATCGAAGTCGCGCTGATCGTCTCGGTCATGCTCACGTCCGGCCCGGAGAAAGCCGGTCTGGCGCGCGACACCGTATTCGCCGCAGTGATGATCGTCTGCAACGGCATTGTGGGCCTTTGCCTGCTGGTGGGCGGCCTCCGGCATCGCGAGCAGGATTTTCAGAGCCGTGGCGCTTCGGCGGCGCTGGCTGTGCTCGCCTCCCTGTCCGTGCTGACGCTCGTCATGCCGAACTACACAACGACCAGTGTGGGTCCGGTCCTGTCGTCTTCGCAGTTGGCGTTCGCCGGAGTGTCGTCGCTGGTGCTGTACGGCGTATTCGTGTTCGTGCAGACCGTGCGCCATCGCGATTACTTTCTCGCCGCCACGCCGGATGAAAGCGTCCACGCCGCGCCGCCAACCGCCGGCGAGGCGCTGGCGGCCGCCGGCTTGCTGCTGGTGTGTCTCGTCGCGGTGGTCTTGCTCGCCAAGGTGCTCTCGCCGGTGGTCGAAACCGCGGTCCAGAATGCGGGCGCGCCAGCGGCCGTGGTCGGCATCGTGATCGCCGCACTGGTGCTGCTGCCCGAAGGGCTTGCCGCCGTGCGCGCGGCGCGCGCCGATCGGTTGCAGAACAGTCTGAATCTGGCGCTTGGCTCGGCGCTTGCCAGTATCGGCCTGACTATTCCGACGGTCGCCGGGGTGTTTCTGTACACCGGTCAGCCGCTCGTGCTCGGGATCGACGGCAAGGAAACCGTGCTGCTCGTTCTCACGCTGATTATCGGCACACTCACGCTCAGCAGCGGCCGCACGACGATTCTGCAAGGCGCCGTGCATCTGTCGCTGTTCGCGGCGTACCTGTTTCTCTCGTTCGCGCCCTGA
- a CDS encoding DUF4148 domain-containing protein encodes MKSLIKAVAIAAVLAAPIASFAQSSQQPVTRAEVRQELIQLEQAGYNPAASNDPTYPADIQAAESRVQAQNPAVAQTQEPVADTSGYGGAKSGSSQAGGVVQPMSGPRSVYFGN; translated from the coding sequence ATGAAATCGCTCATTAAGGCAGTCGCTATTGCAGCTGTTCTCGCCGCTCCTATTGCTTCTTTTGCTCAGTCGAGCCAACAACCGGTCACCCGCGCGGAAGTTCGCCAGGAGTTGATCCAGTTGGAACAGGCCGGCTATAACCCGGCAGCGTCCAACGACCCGACGTATCCGGCCGACATTCAGGCTGCAGAAAGCCGTGTGCAGGCGCAGAACCCGGCCGTCGCGCAAACCCAGGAACCGGTCGCCGACACCAGCGGTTACGGTGGCGCGAAGAGCGGTTCGTCGCAAGCCGGCGGCGTGGTTCAGCCGATGTCGGGCCCGCGCTCGGTGTATTTCGGTAACTAA
- a CDS encoding CBS domain-containing protein, producing MTSVAQLLKTKPNNTTVFTVGADDSVYDAIKLMAEKGIGALVVTDGDSIAGIVTERDYARKVVLLDRSSKATPVRDIMSKAVRFVRPDQTTDDCMALMTERRMRHLPVIENDRLVGMVSIGDLVKNIIAEQQFTIQQLEFYIHGERP from the coding sequence ATGACAAGCGTTGCACAGCTTCTTAAAACGAAACCGAACAACACCACGGTTTTCACCGTCGGGGCCGACGATTCCGTCTACGACGCGATCAAGCTGATGGCCGAAAAAGGCATCGGTGCGCTGGTCGTCACGGACGGCGACAGCATCGCGGGAATCGTCACGGAGCGCGATTATGCGCGCAAGGTCGTATTGCTGGACCGGTCTTCGAAGGCCACGCCGGTGCGCGACATCATGAGCAAGGCCGTGCGCTTCGTGCGCCCCGACCAGACCACCGACGACTGTATGGCCCTGATGACCGAACGGCGCATGCGCCACCTGCCGGTGATCGAGAATGACCGGCTGGTCGGCATGGTATCGATCGGCGATCTGGTGAAGAACATCATTGCCGAACAGCAGTTCACCATTCAGCAGCTCGAGTTCTATATTCACGGCGAGCGGCCCTGA
- a CDS encoding anti-sigma factor family protein, whose amino-acid sequence MTTNAPSDSPLSEADIQAYADGTLTPERAAFLRDYLGKDPAEARRVAFYGRLNTQIQRAFQTTDEPVPGRATGWRRAFGRMNASKRARRILNALAALALTLAVASGWLAATQVSAQALNNAAVMALAESAAGQFSAASPTRADPSAPNLSAIGLRLVDQRVIALGPFQRVSEFIYLNGDNQPVVLLSALALLAPAQPQWSARRIGDIRLLLWTAQRQRFVVAGNARTHGLMRAADAMTMR is encoded by the coding sequence ATGACCACTAACGCCCCTTCCGATTCGCCGCTTTCCGAAGCGGACATTCAGGCCTACGCCGACGGTACGTTGACGCCGGAGCGCGCCGCGTTTCTGCGGGACTATCTGGGCAAGGATCCGGCGGAGGCGCGCCGGGTGGCGTTTTACGGCAGGCTGAACACGCAGATCCAGCGGGCCTTTCAAACGACTGACGAACCCGTGCCAGGCCGCGCGACAGGATGGCGCCGTGCATTCGGGCGCATGAATGCGTCAAAACGCGCTCGCAGGATACTCAACGCGCTGGCGGCGCTCGCGCTGACGCTGGCGGTGGCGAGCGGCTGGCTTGCCGCCACTCAGGTGTCCGCTCAGGCGCTGAACAATGCGGCCGTCATGGCGCTGGCCGAAAGCGCCGCGGGGCAATTTTCCGCCGCGTCGCCGACTCGCGCCGATCCGTCCGCGCCGAACCTCTCGGCGATCGGTTTGCGCCTCGTCGACCAAAGGGTGATCGCGCTGGGCCCGTTTCAGCGCGTCAGCGAATTCATCTATCTGAACGGCGACAATCAACCAGTGGTGCTGCTCTCGGCATTGGCGCTGCTCGCGCCGGCGCAGCCGCAGTGGTCCGCGCGGCGTATCGGCGACATTCGTCTGTTGCTCTGGACCGCTCAGCGGCAACGTTTCGTGGTCGCCGGCAACGCCCGCACCCACGGCCTGATGCGCGCCGCCGACGCAATGACCATGCGATGA
- the ribA gene encoding GTP cyclohydrolase II, with amino-acid sequence MLTSHDPSPAADGALNGECVVLDATATLPTRYGTFTSYVFRVCESGAEHLALVMGDVANKSSVLTRLHSECLTGDVLGSYRCDCGEQLDLALRYIAAEGCGVLLYLRGHEGRGIGLSNKIRAYALQEQGRDTVEANLDLGLPDDSREYDSAAGILRTLKVTSVRLMSNNPEKFDTLSKHGIPVCERVALAIPMREENERYIRTKQVKFGHYFDENE; translated from the coding sequence ATGCTCACGTCTCACGATCCGTCGCCCGCAGCAGACGGCGCACTCAACGGCGAATGCGTCGTTCTCGACGCCACCGCCACGCTTCCCACGCGCTACGGCACGTTCACTTCCTACGTGTTCCGCGTGTGCGAGAGCGGCGCCGAACATCTTGCGCTCGTGATGGGCGACGTCGCCAACAAGTCGTCCGTGTTGACGCGCCTGCATTCGGAGTGCCTGACCGGCGACGTGCTCGGCTCGTACCGCTGCGACTGCGGCGAGCAGCTCGACCTTGCGCTGCGCTATATCGCGGCGGAAGGCTGCGGCGTGCTGCTGTATCTGCGCGGCCACGAAGGGCGCGGCATCGGACTGTCGAACAAGATTCGCGCGTATGCGCTGCAGGAGCAGGGGCGCGACACCGTCGAGGCCAATCTCGATCTGGGTTTGCCGGACGACTCGCGCGAATACGATTCCGCCGCGGGCATTCTGCGCACGCTGAAGGTCACGTCGGTGCGGCTCATGAGCAACAATCCGGAGAAGTTCGACACGCTGTCCAAGCACGGCATTCCGGTGTGCGAACGGGTCGCGCTGGCGATCCCGATGCGCGAGGAAAACGAGCGTTATATCCGCACCAAGCAGGTCAAGTTCGGACATTACTTCGACGAAAACGAATGA
- a CDS encoding AraC family transcriptional regulator: MNAVTPLTQPQPQPHSGSRVVLRSSRLLGWQDFGAELVNVSAGLHRMPAFRYHRVGVHVGAPVRARCMCNERRHSRIQAHGDADVIPAGLDGQWSDEAACTIFSVWIGEAFARRTVEQLSLKTADAQLRPQFQLRDPRFQYLAWALRAELEADEASDPLYAESLCTAMVVRLIGAAPTPGNKQRRTLVPRTAARVIEFIEAHLDQRLTLSELAALAGLSVPHFKVLFRETLGMPVHQYVVQRRVERARTLLLQGKLNASQIALDTGFAHQSHMAHWMGRLLGVTPRELTRSGANAGSLVAFDPQDGRRIAAPR, from the coding sequence ATGAATGCAGTGACACCGTTAACACAGCCGCAGCCGCAGCCGCACAGTGGTTCCCGCGTCGTGTTGCGCTCGAGCAGGCTGCTCGGCTGGCAGGACTTCGGCGCGGAGCTGGTCAACGTGTCGGCCGGGCTGCACCGCATGCCCGCGTTCAGGTATCACCGGGTGGGCGTGCACGTCGGCGCGCCGGTCAGGGCGCGCTGCATGTGCAACGAGCGCCGCCACTCGCGAATCCAGGCGCATGGCGACGCCGACGTGATTCCCGCGGGACTCGACGGGCAGTGGAGCGACGAAGCCGCCTGCACGATTTTCAGCGTGTGGATCGGCGAGGCGTTCGCGCGGCGCACCGTCGAGCAACTGTCGTTGAAAACGGCCGACGCGCAACTGCGCCCGCAATTCCAGCTGCGCGATCCGCGCTTTCAGTATCTCGCGTGGGCCTTACGCGCCGAGCTGGAAGCCGACGAGGCATCCGATCCTCTGTACGCCGAAAGCTTGTGCACGGCGATGGTGGTGCGATTGATCGGCGCCGCGCCGACGCCCGGAAACAAGCAGCGGCGCACGCTCGTGCCCAGAACGGCCGCACGCGTGATCGAATTTATCGAAGCGCATCTGGACCAGCGTCTCACGCTGAGCGAACTGGCCGCGCTCGCCGGGTTGAGTGTGCCGCATTTCAAGGTGCTGTTTCGCGAGACGCTCGGCATGCCGGTGCATCAGTACGTGGTACAGCGGCGCGTGGAGCGCGCGCGAACGCTGCTGCTGCAAGGCAAACTCAACGCGAGTCAGATCGCGCTCGATACCGGCTTCGCGCATCAGAGCCATATGGCGCACTGGATGGGCCGGCTGCTGGGCGTAACGCCGCGCGAGCTGACCAGGTCAGGCGCGAACGCGGGCAGCCTTGTTGCGTTCGATCCGCAAGATGGCCGCCGCATTGCAGCACCACGATAA
- a CDS encoding ABC transporter substrate-binding protein yields the protein MQEIKRGRRQAIKTIGAALAASTLPMPFINLRAQEHNFSGKTLRLLTWSDDTGAAALRNIAATFTAKTGAKVIADRADGTSGMVAKVKAAGDRPTYDVITLAGVGASGLGDAGLLMKPELDKLPNLKDVAPQYRTGANGFGVGYLLWSDGLIYNTSTVKTAPASYEALWDPKYAGRLFLPPPEWAEAVDLAIIAAKMNGGSQQNIEPGFKKLMQLKDRVMTLGENPNQVADLFRTGSLDIGGIYSPAFFPDQIRKPEYKMGVTYGMKEGFATQLMFTVIPKSHPGDSDLIHAFINHSLDAGVQGRMAADVLNGPVNSKAVIPAESRAFVPSPQQIAEKAVLHDDKALAVVQPAWIKRYTEIFSA from the coding sequence ATGCAAGAGATCAAACGGGGTAGAAGGCAGGCCATCAAGACGATCGGCGCGGCACTCGCGGCATCCACCTTGCCGATGCCGTTCATCAACCTGCGCGCGCAGGAACACAATTTCAGCGGCAAGACGCTGCGTCTGCTGACCTGGTCGGACGATACCGGCGCCGCCGCTTTGCGCAACATCGCCGCCACGTTCACGGCGAAAACCGGTGCCAAAGTGATCGCCGACCGCGCCGACGGCACCTCCGGCATGGTCGCCAAGGTGAAGGCCGCGGGCGACCGCCCCACCTACGACGTCATCACGTTAGCCGGCGTCGGTGCGTCCGGTCTCGGCGACGCCGGCCTGCTGATGAAGCCCGAGCTGGACAAACTGCCGAATCTGAAGGACGTCGCGCCGCAGTACCGCACGGGCGCGAACGGCTTCGGCGTCGGCTATCTGCTGTGGTCGGACGGGCTGATCTACAACACCTCGACGGTCAAGACCGCGCCGGCTTCGTACGAAGCACTGTGGGATCCCAAGTACGCCGGCCGCCTGTTCCTGCCGCCGCCCGAATGGGCCGAAGCGGTCGACCTCGCGATCATCGCGGCGAAGATGAACGGCGGCTCGCAACAGAACATCGAACCGGGCTTCAAGAAGCTGATGCAGCTGAAAGATCGCGTGATGACGCTCGGCGAGAACCCGAACCAGGTGGCCGATCTGTTCCGCACCGGCTCGCTCGATATCGGCGGCATCTATTCGCCGGCGTTTTTCCCCGACCAGATCCGCAAGCCCGAGTACAAGATGGGTGTGACCTACGGCATGAAGGAAGGCTTCGCCACGCAGTTGATGTTCACCGTGATCCCCAAGTCGCATCCGGGCGACAGCGATCTGATCCACGCCTTCATCAACCATTCGCTCGACGCGGGCGTGCAAGGCCGCATGGCCGCCGACGTGCTGAACGGCCCGGTCAATTCGAAAGCGGTGATTCCCGCCGAGAGCCGCGCGTTCGTGCCGAGCCCGCAGCAGATCGCAGAAAAGGCCGTGTTGCATGACGACAAGGCGCTCGCCGTCGTGCAACCGGCGTGGATCAAGCGTTACACCGAAATCTTCTCGGCATGA